Within the Centropristis striata isolate RG_2023a ecotype Rhode Island chromosome 23, C.striata_1.0, whole genome shotgun sequence genome, the region TGCAGAgcgtccagcagcagcaccagatGTCCCCCGACCACTTTACACCAGGACACATCCACACTGCACAGGTAGGGCAGGGCcagggctgacacacacacacacacacacacacacacagtattattCTGTTTGTCAGTAGTTGTAGTACCGGCTGTATCTGTACCAGTATCAGTGTGTGGTACCGAGGCTGGTGAAGGACTCCTGGTTCAGGCTGCAGCTGTTGAGCGGCAGGCGTCTCATCTGAGTCAGAGGGAGGGCGGAGACCAGCGGACAGGCCACGCCCCCCACCTCCTTATTGGACGACACGTCGAGGTCGGTCAGCGCCGTCAGAGAGGGAAGCACCTGGACTGGAGAGTCACATGATTGATGACCTCACAGCTCAATGACAGCTTTGAGACACTTTAACCTTCCTCTTATGTTAACTTTCTGTTACTATCATTTAAGAAATTATATAAATTTATGTAATTATCCATAAAATACCCTCAAAACAACCATTTATCATCCAATTAATTTCTTACCTCCGTGTGGCTTCTGTATCCATgaaaagtttagttttaatattttttgtgtgaccTTTTTGACAGCATACCTCTCCACCTAAAAGAACCTCAAgagattatataaataaataaaagcttgttATGTTACCTGACTATCACTGAGGGGTATTAGAagacatctcaaattaatgttttattttaatattaactaTAGTAACATCTATGGTGTTACGGGTCAATTTTGACCCGTATATGTTTCaccatatattgttttataatcttATATTATAactgaaacaacaacattttttccccacaggacattttataatttagtgaaatagatttttttgttttttttgtttcaatagAAGTTCCTGACAAAGTCAAAAAGCCTTGATGCAATTAACAAAAGTTGTGTGGTACTTTTATGCATTAAAACCTAAAACGGGGCAGGGTCGACCCTAacacaagaggaaggttaacaaacacattaactgacacacacacacagactcactgaGGGCCTGCAGGTCggtgtgtgtgaggcagcagAGGTGGAGGTCGAGGCTCTGCAGGTGTGTGAGGTGAGCCAGGTGCAGCGTGAGGCGGCTCAGTCCTCCAGACAGACTTTTGTTAGAGGACAGGTCCAACTCTCTCAGAGAGGGGAGGCAGCGGAGCGAACCACCTGCAGGACGAGGACAACACGTCAGCGTCCATCAGCCTAAAGCAGACGTCCTGTCAGTAAacgggtgattctcatgaacatggtacagctcatagcaaaaatccaagagcattgaatacatattttctttgaccctttatagcatatacaatctaaagtcactgtttaatatgaatttataatctatttctaaaatgttaaggtattttctgacatttttggagACACTGGGAGCTAAATTCATGACCataacacaatttttaattaaaaaaataacgaaagttttttttttttcttttttttctttggcaagcacttaaaaatgctaaagggtagctggtatcaccaaaatgtattttaataaaatttacacatattttaatgcaaacgattctatcattatcgtaacatttaaccatttttttctcatcaattttcattcagattttgttctttatacattgttaaaaaccattatgtttgattatattctgttaaattatacatttttaaacaaatatatatttatttttataaagtttatttaatatttattgtatacaagtgtggggaaaccatgacatttttatctggacgcattacggaaatgaatttgtgaatcaaaaatatgtttaaaaatatagaaaatattattttaatataaaaataatgaattgtgGCTTATTATGACTATATTGTTcactcatataaaagtgaaatatatttagtttattaaagtatgtccttataatcttcacagacagaacttagactggcatcatgagaatcacccaaacAGTGATCTCCTACCCAGAGCCTCCAGGCTGTCCGGCTGCAGACCGCAGGCCTGCAGGCGCAGCGTTGTGAGGGAGGCGGCGTGGGAGAGAGACGAGGCCAACGACACGAAGCCGCCCGCGTCAACTTCCTGTGAGAGCCGAGGATTACAGGAGACGTCCAGCACACACAGTCTGCTGAGGTCACACAGCATTCCTCCTGAGAGGGACAGATATACTGTACGTTATACACAAGAGACAGAGTAGAGAATTACACATGTTATGtggcattatgggaaatgtaggaaaatacTTGCCCAGCACAGAAGCATCAGCTGCAGTGAGCTGACAGGCCACCAGGTGGAGCTCCCTCAGTGGTGGGGGGAGTTTACCCAGCAGGCCTTGCAAAGCGCCGCCACCCACACCGCCGTTCCAGGACAAATCCAGGACCTCCAGGAGCGGCAGGCAGCCGAGAGCTTCACCTGCACCAACATGGAACAAAGCAACAACTTCTATTCATTTCATGATGTCTTCATATTGATTGATTTCAATCCAAAACTCAAaagaaattcagtttgttatcaCACAAAACTAAAGATTTTTCAATTAAGAAGCTGGAACTAGGTCATATTTGGTATTATTTGCAGGAAAAATGACAACAGACCATTTATAAACTGATCATtaatccagactagaaaacaaagcagcgtggagccctactgtaaatttacctctaaagttctggctgtaaactccatgaggccagtttcagtttgatgatgatcaaagtgatatttagtataaaatgatagaactggatgtaatttcttatatgttatatttgcaacctttgttcacatttgcaacatttaaaattctttattgaacatgatagtgttttgaaagttaaaaaaaaatattcaaaatcaaattttttgttggactaaaggactaaaaaagacacaaaattacaaaaaaaaaaagacacaaaatgaccaaaaaagacacaaaaatgacttacaaagacacaaaataaacattttcaaagtggtgtatacaggcaggatgaaaaggataaaaaaatggacaaaatagccccagactccagagagttaaggCTACATTTGCTGATATTTTGCAGAGAGAACTAAAGATGCTGagtgaaaacacattaaatgtgcGTTCCAGTACTTTTTATCATGCAAGGGAAAGATTTTTATGCATGCAGCCTGCAAGCCAGCATGCTCTCCTGGTTGTTCTGTGCAGCTTATGCAGCATATCAAAGGGTCaattttaaaggcacaatgttATGATGGAATAGTATGTCTGCACtgtatgcatactgcatgcaacagaTTGTGCATAGAGCAGCTGCAGTaacagtaaaaaagaaacaagggaCTCTGCATGTTTGACATTAGAGAAACATTCTGACTTCTGAGAGAGTTAAAAGTCTTGATCTGCATGAAGCTTCATCAGAAATATTAATGACCCACCCAGAGTAGTGACATCATCAGCGTTCAGCCTGCAGCTGCAGAGCCTCAGCGCTCTGACTCCGCCCACATGCTGCAGGTAACAGGTGAGCGCCGACAGACTCCCACCAATCAGATCGTTCCAGGACACGTCCAACTCCTCCAGCTGAGGGAGGAACTGGAGCAGCGTCGCTGAGGAGGGATGAACCAAATATTACATATagataaaggaaaaacaacaggaaggttAAGTTAACAACAATAACCTCATTATGACTGAAATAAAGAAGTCCACTTAGATCTAGGTTTTACCCGACACAGACACTCAACAGTCTTAATTAGAGTGAATCAGACTACATGCATacaacacaaattgacaaagtGTAGTACGATACAGTTAATCACATCACAAAAGGGGAAAATTCATTACACAATAGGAATAAATAGAGGAGAGTGTAAATAAATCGATATGACTTCAAGGTGACTTAAATTacactaaaaaaagaagaggaaataaGGGTTGAGAACTTCTTATGGATAAAGAATTTctccagtaaaataaaaaaattaaccaGATGAATTAGAGACTTGTAACAAATTAAATCAGACAAAAATTTCTCAGGAGATTGACAGAAAGATGAGACTGGTGCACCTGTCTCCAGCAGGTCTGTGGCggtgaggtcacagtgagcCAGGCCGAGGCTCCGGCTGTCAGCCTTCTTCCCCAAACGCTGCAGGAACACACAGACCCGCCCCCAGCCAGCATCACACtcactctctgctgctgcctcaaccacacctgcaacacaaacatgatttaaaaaaatgacaaaaaaaagacatgaaatgaccagaagagacacaagattaccaacaaaagatgtaaaaatgactgaagaaagtcacaaaattaccaaaaaaattaccaacaagACACAATTAgcaaaagagacacataattaccaacaaaagatgtaaaaatgactaaaaaagtcacaaaattaccaaataaatgaccaacaaaagacagaattggcaaaagagacacaaacattactaacaaagatgtaaaaattacacaaaattacaaaaaaaaaaaaaaaaatacatgacatgaccaaaggagacacaaaattaccaaaaagatgtaaaaatgacttcaaaaagtcacaaaattaccaaaaacattaCCAACAAGACACAATtagcaaaagagacacaaaattaccaacaaaagatgtaaaaaattacacaaaatcacaaaaatgacacaaaaatgaccaaaaaatagaaaaaagacatgaaatgaccaaaagagacacaaaattaccatcaaaagatgtaaaaatgacaaaaaagtcacaaaattaccaaataaatgaccaacaaaagacagaattggcaaaagagacacaaaaattaccaacaaaagatgtaaaaattacacaaaattacaaaaaagacccaaagataacaaaaaaaaatacaaaaaagacatgaaatgaccaaaagagacataaaattaccaaaaaaagatgtaaaaatgacaaaaaaaatctaacaaaaaaaacaaaaataaatctaacTGCCATTAAATCCCTTTCCTCACCTGAGCCGGGTCCTCTCTCCTCGCGGCCCTCCGCCTCTCCGTCCTCGGGGATCCCCATCCGGTCCCGGGACAGGAAGCGTCCCAGCGGCTTCCTGTCTGAGGCCGTGCGCTTCCTGCGGATCTGGTTCATGATGAGGTCAAGAGGTGAACGCCTCGGAGCGCCGCCGTCCCGCCCCCGCTGACCATCtgaccaccacacaca harbors:
- the lrrc31 gene encoding leucine-rich repeat-containing protein 31, translated to MESADGQRGRDGGAPRRSPLDLIMNQIRRKRTASDRKPLGRFLSRDRMGIPEDGEAEGREERGPGSGVVEAAAESECDAGWGRVCVFLQRLGKKADSRSLGLAHCDLTATDLLETATLLQFLPQLEELDVSWNDLIGGSLSALTCYLQHVGGVRALRLCSCRLNADDVTTLGEALGCLPLLEVLDLSWNGGVGGGALQGLLGKLPPPLRELHLVACQLTAADASVLGGMLCDLSRLCVLDVSCNPRLSQEVDAGGFVSLASSLSHAASLTTLRLQACGLQPDSLEALGGSLRCLPSLRELDLSSNKSLSGGLSRLTLHLAHLTHLQSLDLHLCCLTHTDLQALIQVLPSLTALTDLDVSSNKEVGGVACPLVSALPLTQMRRLPLNSCSLNQESFTSLALALPYLCSVDVSWCKVVGGHLVLLLDALQPSVILELRLSSCDLTTDDLRHLAAVCRRGSLSSLRLLDLSYNGSVGADGWSALLAAGGLGSLQELDLSLRPSTSAPCSAWLPALLGALPRLPALTRLALRRWTLGSRDRKQLNHSLRKRSVLLEWDAPKKDAASSLKATNQESPEE